From a region of the Pongo abelii isolate AG06213 chromosome 9, NHGRI_mPonAbe1-v2.0_pri, whole genome shotgun sequence genome:
- the LOC100441947 gene encoding heterogeneous nuclear ribonucleoprotein K-like yields MQEERYANIQEESRSLAGLLRSQSLTDSDADGSSGSHRKWDAACGLRDWLLCVLLAVDPVTPQSKNAWTVIGKGGKNIKAFYTDYRARVLAPEGNGPKCMLSISADIETIGEILKKIIPTLEEYHHYKGSNFDCELRLLTHQSLAGGIIEVKDAKIKELQGNTQTTIKLFQECCPHSTDKVVVIGERLWSCRVHKIILDLISESPTEDVHSLIIPIFMM; encoded by the exons ATGCAAGAGGAGAGGTACGCAAATATCCAAGAGGAGAG CCGCTCGCTCGCCGGCCTGCTGCGCTCTCAGTCCCTGACTGACTCAGATGCAGATGGCAGCAGCGGCAGCCACAGGAAGTGGGACGCAGCCTGTGGCCTCCGAGATTGGCTTCTCTGTGTCCTCCTTGCTGTGGACCCCGTGACGCCACAG AGCAAGAATGCTTGGACAGTGATTGGAAAAGGAGGTAAGAATATTAAGGCTTTCTATACAGACTACAGAGCCAGGGTTCTAGCCCCAGAGGGCAATGGCCCCAAGTGCATGCTGAGTATCAGTGCTGATATTGAAACAATTGGAGAAATTCTGAAGAAAATCATCCCTACCTTGGAAGAGTACCACCATTATAAAGGAAGCAACTTTGATTGCGAGTTGAGGCTGTTGACTCATCAGAGTCTGGCAGGAGGAATTATTGAGGTCAAAGATGCTAAAATCAAAGAGCTTCAAGGGAACACTCAAACAACAATCAAGCTTTTCCAGGAATGCTGTCCTCATTCCACTGACAAAGTTGTTGTTATTGGAGAAAGACTATGGAGTTGTAGAGTGCATAAAATCATCCTTGATCTTATATCTGAGTCTCCTACAGAGGATGTGCACAGCCTTATAATCCCAATTTTCATGATGTAA